Genomic window (Acidobacteriota bacterium):
CCGAGCTCTTTCCCGAAGCCTACCTGACGATCGACCACGCGGCCACGACCGCCGGCGGCTACTACTGCGAGTTGCAGGGGCGCGCGCCGTTCACGCAGGCCGAGCTCGATCGGATCTGCCACCGCATGCGAGCCATCGCCGAGGCCGACGCGCCGTTCGTGCGGCGGGAGCTGACGCTGACCGACGCGACGGCGCTCTTTCGCGACCGGGGCGAGGACGACAAGGCGCGGCTGCTCGCGCACCGGCACAAGGACACGCTGCGCGTGCACGAGTTCCTCGGACGCGTCGATTTCTTCCACGGCCTCATGGTCGCCTCGGCCGGGTGCCTGCGGCACTTCGCGCTGCATGCGTTCCCGCCGGGGTTCGTCCTCCAGTTTCCTCACCAGAGCCACCCTTCCGAGCTCGAGCCCCTGACGCCGTACCCCAAGCTCTTCGCGGTCTTCGAGGAATACGGGCGTTGGCTCGACCGGCTCGGCATCCGCAGCGTCGGCGCGCTCGACGACGCAATCGTGGCGGGCAGACTGCCGGAGATCTCCCTGATTGGCGAGGCGCTGCACGAAGCCCGCATCGCGCGCATTGCCGCCGACATCGCGAGCCGCCGCGACTCGGTGCGCCTCGTGCTGGTCGCCGGGCCGTCCTCGTCGGGCAAGACGACGTTCTCGAAGCGGCTGGCCATCCAGCTCGCAGCCAACGGCCTGCGGCCGTTTCCCGTGGCGCTCGACGACTACTTCCTCGATCGCCATCTGACGCCACGCGACGAGCGCGGGGAGCTCGACTTCGAGCACATCCAGGCGCTCGACCTGCCGTTGTTCGACGGGCACGTCCGCGCGCTCACCAACGGCGATGCCGTGCAGCTGCCGAAGTACGACTTCCGGACCGGCCGTCGCGACCGCGGACCGACGTTCGCGCTCGAGCCCGACCACATCGTGATCGTCGAGGGCATCCATGGCCTCAATCCCGAGCTCGTCCCCCGCGTCCCGGCCGATCGCGTCTATCGGGTGTATGCGTCGGCGCTGACGCAGCTCAACCTCGACCGCCACAACCGGGTGTCGACCACCGACTGCCGCCTGATCCGGCGCATCGTCCGCGACGCGGCGACGCGCGGCTATTCGGCCGCGGACACCCTGCGACGCTGGCCCTCGGTGGTGCGCGGCGAGAAGAAGTGGATCTTTCCCTTCCAGGAGAACAGCGACGCCGTGTTCAACTCGGCGCTCGCGCACGAGCTGGCCGTGCTGCGGCCCGCCGCCGACCCCCTGCTGCTGCAGGTGCGCCACGGCAGCCCGGAATACCTGGAAGCCAACCGCCTGCTCTCGTTCCTCCAGTGGTTCCGGCCAGCCGGCCACGATGCGGTGCCGACGAACTCGATTCTCCGGGAGTTCATCGGCGGCTCGGTGTTCGAGGCGCTGTCGTTCGCGCCGCGGTAGCCCCGCTCACGGGTCGGGCCCCACGAGCCAGCCCAACCGCACCGCCTGCCGGGATCCCGGCATCCGCTGGGGTGAGTCGCCCGGACCCCGTGAGAATCCCCGGGAGCGCTGAGCTTTTCCACACTCCTGGCGTGGCAGTGGCCTTGCTACGATCCCCGCCAGAGGGCCTGGCGACCGAGTGCCGCGGCCCGGGGACGGGGATGGGCCCCGCCCCACCGGCCCCGCCCCCGGTGCCACGCCCACGGACATGCCCGGACAGTCGCTCGCCTGGTGGAATCGGATTGGCGTCCGTCTGACGGCCGGCATCGTCGTCGTCACGTCGGTGACGATGGGACTGTTCGTGTTCCTGATGCTGCGGTCGCAGCGCGGGCACCTGGTGTCCGAGGTCATCGATACGTCCCACC
Coding sequences:
- a CDS encoding nucleoside kinase is translated as MSVAHPAVVPAAPRDTAQARLPDGRRFEAPPGTPLGEVLITASPGGPPPVAAIVNGRLAELSDTLDVDVDLVPVTTADADGMRIYRRSLVALLVTASAELFPEAYLTIDHAATTAGGYYCELQGRAPFTQAELDRICHRMRAIAEADAPFVRRELTLTDATALFRDRGEDDKARLLAHRHKDTLRVHEFLGRVDFFHGLMVASAGCLRHFALHAFPPGFVLQFPHQSHPSELEPLTPYPKLFAVFEEYGRWLDRLGIRSVGALDDAIVAGRLPEISLIGEALHEARIARIAADIASRRDSVRLVLVAGPSSSGKTTFSKRLAIQLAANGLRPFPVALDDYFLDRHLTPRDERGELDFEHIQALDLPLFDGHVRALTNGDAVQLPKYDFRTGRRDRGPTFALEPDHIVIVEGIHGLNPELVPRVPADRVYRVYASALTQLNLDRHNRVSTTDCRLIRRIVRDAATRGYSAADTLRRWPSVVRGEKKWIFPFQENSDAVFNSALAHELAVLRPAADPLLLQVRHGSPEYLEANRLLSFLQWFRPAGHDAVPTNSILREFIGGSVFEALSFAPR